Proteins found in one Zea mays cultivar B73 chromosome 1, Zm-B73-REFERENCE-NAM-5.0, whole genome shotgun sequence genomic segment:
- the LOC100381385 gene encoding uncharacterized protein isoform X1 has protein sequence MDPKHSAEVSKHLDKQNQALMETYGAMSHELHKLQVEEETIMRKLYELMSAEGLLPKRKKEKQHGENIVASTESKEQEP, from the exons ATGGATCCAAAGCATTCGGCTGAAGTGTCCAA GCATTTAGACAAGCAAAATCAAGCACTAATGGAAACATATGGAGCAATGTCCCATGAGTTGCATAAACTGCAG GTAGAAGAAGAGACAATCATGCGCAAGTTGTATGAACTGATGTCCGCGGAAGGGCTTCTTCCAAAG CGCAAGAAAGAAAAGCAACATGGGGAAAATATAGTGGCTTCAACTGAGAGCAAAGAACAggaaccataa